Proteins found in one Limanda limanda chromosome 18, fLimLim1.1, whole genome shotgun sequence genomic segment:
- the mgat2 gene encoding alpha-1,6-mannosyl-glycoprotein 2-beta-N-acetylglucosaminyltransferase, with translation MRFRVYKRKVVILTLVVVVCGLAFWSSGRQKKNDAASIPKEVETAKKGSSSSSSSSSSSIKNNIQVQVTPAVSRAPAPPPVVQVNDTHPEKVKDKEKIPKPEVDNATLVYRGIVFQLNFDQTIRNEEKFKTSRQKDSLVVVVQVHNRPDYLKLLVDSLRKAKGVDSILLIFSHDFWSPEINKVVASVDFCQVLQIFFPFSIQLYPQEFPGHDPKDCPRDISRDDALTLGCINAEYPDSFGHYREAKFSQTKHHWWWKLHFVWDRVRVLKDHKGLVLLIEEDHYVSPDFIHLLKLMSALKREQCTDCDILTLGSYSHIGYSSKANKVEVKAWKSTEHNMGMALCRDTYQKLIKCTDTFCTYDDYNWDWSLQHLTVSCLPSYWKVMVSEAPRIFHAGDCGMHHKKASCMPLSQKTKIENILQSSGNQLFPKSLLIAKRLPANGAGGVAPHVKNGGWGDIRDHELCKSYVRLQ, from the coding sequence ATGAGATTCCGGGTCTACAAGAGGAAGGTGGTGATACTGACTCTGGTGGTTGTCGTCTGTGGCCTAGCTTTCTGGAGCAGTGGAAGGCAGAAAAAGAACGACGCTGCATCAATCCCCAAGGAGGTGGAGACGGCGAagaaaggcagcagcagcagcagcagcagcagcagtagcagcatcAAAAACAATATCCAGGTGCAAGTCACGCCCGCAGTGAGCCGggcacctgctccacctcctgttGTACAAGTAAATGACACACATCCGGAAAAAGTAAAGGATAAAGAGAAGATCCCCAAGCCAGAGGTAGATAACGCCACTTTAGTCTACCGTGGCATCGTCTTCCAGCTGAACTTTGACCAGACAATAAGAAATGAGGAGAAGTTTAAGACCTCGCGACAGAAAGACAGTCTTGTCGTGGTGGTTCAGGTCCACAATCGACCAGACTACCTAAAGCTATTAGTGGACAGTTTGCGGAAAGCTAAAGGTGTGGACAGCATACTGCTGATATTCAGCCATGACTTCTGGTCCCCTGAGATAAATAAAGTGGTGGCTTCTGTTGACTTCTGTCAAGTCCTTCAGATCTTCTTTCCCTTCAGCATCCAGCTGTACCCACAGGAGTTCCCAGGTCACGACCCCAAGGACTGCCCCAGAGACATTTCCAGAGACGACGCCTTAACCCTGGGATGCATCAACGCAGAGTACCCCGACTCATTCGGTCACTACCGCGAGGCCAAGTTCTCCCAGACCAAGCACCACTGGTGGTGGAAGCTGCACTTTGTATGGGACAGGGTCCGGGTTCTCAAGGACCACAAGGGTCTGGTCTTGCTGATCGAAGAGGACCACTACGTGTCTCCGGACTTTATCCACCTCTTAAAGCTGATGTCCGCTCTGAAGCGGGAGCAGTGCACAGACTGTGACATCCTCACACTTGGAAGCTACAGCCACATTGGCTACTCCAGCAAAGCAAAcaaggtggaggtgaaggcgTGGAAGTCCACGGAGCACAACATGGGGATGGCTCTGTGCAGAGACACATACCAGAAGCTCATCAAGTGCACCGACACCTTCTGCACGTACGACGACTACAACTGGGACTGGTCCTTGCAGCACTTGACCGTGTCCTGCCTGCCCTCTTACTGGAAGGTAATGGTGAGCGAGGCGCCACGGATTTTCCACGCCGGCGACTGCGGGATGCATCACAAGAAGGCTTCGTGCATGCCCCTCAGCCAGAAAACCAAGATAGAAAACATCCTACAGAGCAGCGGGAACCAGCTGTTCCCAAAGAGCCTGCTGATCGCGAAGAGACTGCCAGCCAACGGGGCCGGGGGGGTGGCGCCGCACGTGAAAAACGGGGGCTGGGGAGATATCAGGGACCATGAACTCTGCAAGAGTTACGTCCGATTACAGTGA